The following proteins are co-located in the Paenibacillus sp. FSL H8-0079 genome:
- the purD gene encoding phosphoribosylamine--glycine ligase: MDILVVGGGGREHAIIWALAKSPKVDKIHCAPGNAGIAQLAECHAIAVNEFDKLTALAVELKVGLVVIGPDDPLADGIVDAFDSTGIPVFGPRRNAAEIEGSKTFMKDLLHKYNIPTAAYEKFDNYEQAQAYLNEQAIPVVIKADGLAAGKGVTVAYSRDEADQALRTIMVEKVFGEAGAKVIIEEFLAGQEMSILAFVDGETVRPMAAAQDHKPVFDNDQGPNTGGMGTYSPLPHIPASIIEEAVETIIKPTAKAMVSEGRPFQGVLFAGLMISPDGKPKTIEFNARFGDPETQVVLPRLKSDLFDIFWATVHGKLADIEIEWSDEAAVCVVLASGGYPGPYAKGVVIEGLDQVDDALVFHAGTARSEAGDWVTNGGRILGVVGLGADIAEARNKAYAQAERIRFDGKHQRTDIAAKALV; this comes from the coding sequence ATGGATATTCTGGTAGTAGGCGGCGGTGGCCGGGAGCATGCAATCATCTGGGCGCTGGCAAAGAGTCCAAAGGTAGACAAGATTCACTGTGCACCGGGAAATGCAGGTATTGCTCAGCTCGCTGAGTGTCATGCCATTGCGGTAAATGAATTCGATAAACTAACGGCTCTTGCTGTAGAGCTTAAAGTAGGTCTGGTGGTTATTGGTCCGGATGATCCGCTCGCGGATGGAATCGTGGATGCATTTGATTCGACAGGTATTCCGGTATTTGGACCTCGTCGTAATGCAGCAGAGATCGAAGGAAGTAAAACGTTCATGAAGGATCTGCTGCACAAATACAACATTCCAACCGCAGCCTATGAGAAATTCGACAATTACGAACAGGCTCAAGCATACCTGAATGAACAAGCAATTCCAGTTGTCATCAAGGCAGATGGACTGGCAGCGGGCAAAGGTGTGACGGTAGCTTATTCGCGTGATGAGGCTGATCAGGCTCTGCGTACCATCATGGTGGAGAAGGTATTTGGTGAAGCGGGAGCCAAAGTCATCATCGAGGAATTCCTCGCAGGTCAGGAAATGTCCATTCTGGCTTTTGTCGATGGGGAGACGGTTCGCCCGATGGCGGCGGCACAGGATCACAAACCTGTATTCGACAATGATCAGGGGCCAAACACAGGCGGTATGGGTACATACTCACCATTGCCACATATCCCAGCATCGATTATTGAAGAAGCCGTGGAGACGATCATCAAACCAACGGCTAAAGCGATGGTATCCGAGGGACGTCCGTTCCAGGGTGTATTGTTTGCCGGGCTGATGATCTCGCCAGATGGCAAACCCAAAACCATTGAGTTCAACGCACGTTTCGGTGATCCCGAGACACAGGTTGTATTGCCACGTCTGAAGAGCGACTTGTTTGATATCTTCTGGGCAACTGTTCATGGCAAACTGGCGGACATTGAGATTGAATGGAGCGATGAAGCCGCGGTATGTGTAGTGCTTGCTTCAGGAGGTTATCCGGGGCCTTATGCCAAAGGTGTAGTCATTGAAGGACTGGACCAAGTAGATGACGCCTTGGTATTCCACGCAGGTACAGCGCGTAGTGAAGCGGGAGACTGGGTTACGAATGGTGGACGAATCCTGGGCGTAGTTGGCCTTGGTGCGGATATTGCCGAAGCTAGAAACAAAGCCTATGCACAGGCGGAGCGTATCCGGTTTGATGGTAAACATCAGCGGACAGACATTGCTGCCAAAGCACTCGTATAG